The following are from one region of the Deltaproteobacteria bacterium genome:
- the argJ gene encoding bifunctional glutamate N-acetyltransferase/amino-acid acetyltransferase ArgJ, with translation MTEEREDLFLVPGFQFSGISGGIKKNGARDLGLIHSDTVSTAAGVFTTNRVKAAPVLLDMERIRQGRCQAILVNSGNANACTGKKGRENARLLADLVADELGISRDLVLVASTGVIGQPLPMDRVVKKLPKLVQELAPHGVKMLAEAMMTTDTRPKIDRETLAIDGGEIHICGVAKGVGMIHPRMATMLSFIVSDVSISQELLAALTREGAERTFNRVTVDGDTSTNDTLLVLANGRAGNRRIDRSSSSLSALFQEKLWAVMDRLSKKLVEDGEGATKFVEILVRGAPEEEDALKVAFSIAHSPLVKTAFFGEDMNWGRILCAAGYSGVAIDPDSLDLFLDDVLIVQNGLGCGKEAEEKATEAMRKRSFTVTLDLHLGTAGASVFTSDLSYDYVRINGSYRS, from the coding sequence ATGACGGAGGAGAGAGAGGATCTGTTTCTGGTGCCTGGATTCCAGTTCAGCGGGATCTCTGGCGGGATCAAGAAGAATGGGGCCAGGGATCTCGGCCTCATTCACTCGGATACGGTCTCGACTGCCGCCGGGGTTTTCACGACCAATCGGGTCAAGGCTGCTCCGGTCCTGTTGGACATGGAGAGAATCCGGCAGGGGAGGTGCCAGGCCATCCTGGTGAACAGCGGGAATGCCAATGCCTGTACAGGGAAGAAGGGACGCGAGAATGCACGGCTTCTTGCGGATCTTGTGGCGGACGAGTTGGGTATTTCCCGCGATCTGGTTCTTGTGGCGTCAACCGGCGTGATCGGCCAGCCGCTGCCCATGGACCGAGTCGTCAAGAAACTCCCCAAGCTGGTCCAGGAACTGGCGCCTCATGGGGTGAAGATGCTGGCCGAGGCTATGATGACGACAGATACCCGGCCGAAGATAGACCGTGAAACCCTCGCCATCGACGGGGGTGAGATCCACATCTGCGGCGTGGCCAAAGGGGTCGGTATGATCCACCCCCGGATGGCCACAATGCTTTCATTCATCGTGAGCGACGTTTCGATCTCACAGGAGTTGCTTGCGGCCTTGACCAGAGAGGGGGCGGAAAGGACCTTCAACCGTGTGACAGTCGACGGCGACACGAGTACCAATGATACGCTGCTTGTCCTTGCAAACGGCCGGGCTGGAAATCGACGAATCGACCGGTCCTCCTCCTCCCTTTCGGCCCTTTTCCAGGAGAAGCTCTGGGCCGTAATGGACCGGCTGTCGAAGAAGCTGGTGGAGGACGGGGAGGGGGCCACCAAGTTCGTTGAGATCCTGGTCAGGGGAGCTCCGGAAGAAGAGGACGCCTTGAAGGTGGCGTTCAGCATCGCTCATTCACCCCTGGTCAAGACGGCTTTCTTTGGCGAGGACATGAATTGGGGCAGGATCCTCTGTGCTGCAGGCTATTCCGGGGTGGCAATAGATCCGGACAGTCTGGACCTCTTCCTGGACGACGTGCTCATCGTCCAGAACGGTCTCGGCTGTGGCAAGGAGGCCGAAGAGAAGGCGACAGAGGCGATGAGGAAGAGATCCTTCACGGTCACCCTCGATCTCCATCTCGGAACGGCAGGGGCCTCGGTTTTCACCTCGGACCTCTCCTACGACTATGTGAGGATCAACGGGTCCTACCGGTCCTGA
- a CDS encoding GntR family transcriptional regulator produces MGEAGPARLLKENVSARKAVSQKQEAYESLKNWIIYTDLRPGTPLKERELAKLFGISRTPLREVLQRLSYQHLVVIRPRKGIFVAPIDYINLRSTFEVRAPVEAKAASLAARRASPDEVESLQEIVDLSTQRRTRGDVKEVIRFDQMFHERLGDLSRNPVLKKMIEDLHNVCLRFWYLSIDSIPEDYTGLEDLGPIVEAIRKRDCGLAAELNERHVMRFLSLFE; encoded by the coding sequence ATGGGAGAGGCGGGGCCGGCACGCCTTTTGAAAGAGAATGTCTCTGCACGCAAGGCGGTGTCCCAGAAGCAGGAAGCCTATGAATCGTTGAAGAACTGGATCATATACACCGATCTCAGGCCCGGAACCCCCCTCAAGGAGCGGGAGCTTGCAAAGTTGTTCGGCATCAGCCGGACTCCGCTTCGCGAGGTGCTCCAGCGTTTGAGCTACCAGCATCTCGTGGTCATAAGACCGCGCAAGGGGATCTTTGTTGCCCCCATCGATTATATCAACCTCAGATCGACCTTTGAGGTTCGGGCGCCTGTAGAGGCAAAGGCCGCCAGTCTGGCGGCTCGTCGGGCGAGTCCCGACGAGGTCGAGTCGCTCCAGGAAATCGTCGACCTTTCCACTCAAAGGCGAACAAGGGGGGATGTGAAGGAGGTAATCCGCTTCGACCAGATGTTTCATGAGAGGCTCGGAGACCTCTCGAGAAACCCGGTGCTCAAGAAGATGATCGAAGACCTGCACAATGTCTGCCTTAGATTCTGGTATCTCTCCATCGATTCCATACCCGAGGACTATACTGGCCTTGAAGACCTCGGTCCCATCGTCGAGGCCATACGGAAGAGGGATTGCGGCCTGGCTGCCGAGCTGAACGAGCGGCATGTCATGAGATTTCTCAGCCTGTTTGAATAG
- a CDS encoding methyltransferase gives MRSVNRRERVLTTLSHREPDRVPIDLGGSDASGITAIAYNRFKSFLGLKGGRTRVFDPYQQIVDIEEEVLHAVRSDVRSVMIEPKRYKPWKLPDGSDCEIPERWSPQTREDGSQVVLNDQGEITALMPSAGLYFEPVHAPLAGCETVGDLDRHRGDIESFDLPSYLDLSFEELAWRAKEIRARSDHLLTGGNFAGHILAASQILRGWDVFLLDLLERPAFAEALMERLVDAYCERFDRYWRWLGPYLDVVVFSDDLGTQIAPILSPELYRKRIKPYHRRLYTYIKQRSGAFVFMHSDGAIYRLIPDLIEAGIDILNPVQASAADMETERLKREFGDSLVFWGGGCDTQRILPRGSRQEIRDEVKKRIDDLAPGGGFVFAQVHNILPDVPPENIMTLYEAAWEFGG, from the coding sequence GTGAGATCAGTGAACCGGAGAGAGAGAGTTCTTACCACCCTCAGCCACAGAGAACCGGATCGCGTGCCCATCGATCTGGGTGGATCTGATGCAAGCGGAATCACGGCGATCGCCTATAACAGGTTCAAGTCCTTTCTCGGTTTGAAAGGGGGGAGGACGCGGGTTTTCGATCCCTACCAGCAGATCGTGGATATCGAAGAGGAGGTCTTGCACGCTGTCAGAAGCGACGTCCGATCGGTCATGATCGAGCCGAAACGCTACAAGCCGTGGAAACTACCCGACGGTTCGGACTGCGAGATTCCTGAGAGGTGGAGCCCGCAAACCAGGGAGGACGGTTCTCAGGTGGTCTTGAACGACCAGGGAGAGATCACCGCTCTCATGCCCTCGGCAGGCCTGTACTTCGAGCCGGTGCACGCCCCGTTGGCCGGTTGCGAGACGGTGGGAGACCTGGATCGTCATCGTGGGGATATCGAGTCCTTCGATCTTCCCTCATATCTCGATCTCAGTTTTGAGGAACTCGCCTGGAGGGCAAAGGAGATCAGGGCAAGATCGGACCATCTCCTGACAGGGGGGAATTTCGCCGGCCATATCCTTGCTGCAAGCCAGATTCTGAGGGGATGGGATGTCTTCCTCCTCGATCTTCTCGAGCGGCCGGCTTTTGCCGAGGCCCTCATGGAGAGGCTTGTCGATGCTTACTGCGAGAGGTTCGACAGGTATTGGAGATGGCTCGGACCGTATCTGGATGTGGTGGTCTTCAGTGACGATCTGGGGACTCAGATCGCACCGATCCTGTCTCCTGAACTCTACCGGAAGAGAATCAAACCCTATCACAGGAGGCTGTACACCTACATCAAACAGAGGTCAGGGGCTTTTGTCTTCATGCACAGCGACGGGGCGATCTACAGGTTGATTCCGGACTTGATAGAGGCGGGAATCGACATTCTCAACCCTGTCCAGGCTTCGGCTGCGGACATGGAGACCGAAAGGCTCAAGAGGGAATTCGGTGACAGCCTGGTCTTCTGGGGCGGCGGATGTGATACCCAGAGGATCCTCCCCCGAGGCAGCAGGCAGGAAATCAGGGACGAGGTGAAAAAGAGAATCGACGATCTGGCCCCCGGGGGTGGATTCGTTTTTGCCCAAGTCCACAATATCCTTCCCGATGTCCCGCCTGAGAACATCATGACCCTGTACGAGGCGGCCTGGGAGTTTGGGGGATGA
- a CDS encoding trimethylamine methyltransferase family protein: MDKSQRPGSKNRILSKEQVDRVNEYSLRVLEEIGCKVLCDEALDILGRIGCDVSRPERVRIPRGLVMEAIEAAPKTIEVFNRDGEKAMTFAEDSCYYGTGSDCPTTIDLYSGERRPCTKQDVGRLARFCDGLANIDFVMSFGIANDVPQGESFVHQYEAMLLNTKKPVIVTGHGRNDMTTIIEMGAAAAGGLDRLEERPHLILYTEPVSPLVHTEMGVGKGLVCCDHGIPFIYIGSPMMGATGPATLEGILVQTVAESLSGLVIFQGKKPGAKFIFGGDATCMDMRTTLFSYGAPELNILNAALADMAHFYGLPFFCLAGASDAKVLDAQAGLEYAMSIYNATLNGCNIIHDCGYLESGLTSSFESVLFADEIIGMVKHMLRPLRFDGETVPLELMDRVGPGGNFLMEDHTLANFKRTFWFPRFLDRNVHETWQQEGSKDLRTVLGERARAIFEAHSPPVPSEEVVRSIRNIVAAHKPDVHAS; the protein is encoded by the coding sequence ATGGATAAGAGCCAGCGTCCCGGATCCAAGAACCGGATTCTGTCCAAGGAACAGGTCGATCGCGTCAACGAGTATTCTCTAAGGGTTCTGGAAGAGATCGGGTGCAAGGTCCTCTGTGATGAGGCTCTGGACATCCTCGGCAGGATCGGGTGTGATGTGAGCCGTCCCGAACGGGTGAGGATCCCCCGCGGGCTTGTTATGGAGGCGATCGAGGCGGCCCCCAAAACGATCGAGGTATTCAACCGGGACGGGGAGAAGGCCATGACGTTCGCCGAGGACTCCTGCTACTACGGGACAGGTTCTGACTGCCCTACGACGATCGATCTCTACTCAGGGGAGCGGAGGCCCTGTACAAAACAAGATGTGGGAAGGCTGGCCCGTTTCTGTGACGGCCTTGCCAATATCGACTTTGTAATGTCCTTCGGGATCGCCAACGACGTACCCCAGGGGGAAAGCTTTGTTCACCAGTACGAGGCCATGCTGCTGAATACGAAAAAACCCGTCATCGTCACCGGACACGGCAGAAACGATATGACGACCATCATAGAGATGGGTGCAGCCGCAGCAGGTGGCCTGGATCGCCTGGAGGAACGGCCCCATCTCATTCTCTATACCGAGCCTGTCTCTCCTCTGGTCCATACGGAGATGGGGGTGGGCAAGGGGCTTGTCTGTTGTGACCATGGGATCCCCTTTATCTACATCGGCAGTCCCATGATGGGAGCGACCGGCCCCGCAACCCTGGAGGGCATCCTGGTTCAAACGGTTGCGGAGTCCCTTTCCGGCCTGGTCATATTCCAGGGGAAGAAACCCGGAGCGAAATTCATCTTTGGCGGCGATGCGACCTGTATGGACATGAGGACGACTCTTTTCAGCTATGGAGCCCCGGAACTCAATATCCTGAACGCTGCCTTGGCTGATATGGCCCACTTCTACGGGCTTCCCTTCTTCTGCCTGGCCGGGGCTTCGGATGCCAAGGTGCTGGATGCCCAGGCAGGCCTCGAATATGCCATGTCCATCTACAATGCCACCCTTAACGGATGCAACATCATCCATGATTGCGGCTACCTGGAGTCGGGTCTGACGTCCTCCTTCGAGTCTGTGCTTTTCGCCGATGAGATCATCGGCATGGTAAAGCACATGCTCCGGCCCCTCCGGTTCGACGGGGAGACGGTTCCTCTGGAACTCATGGACAGAGTCGGTCCGGGAGGGAACTTCCTGATGGAGGATCACACCCTGGCAAACTTCAAGAGGACCTTCTGGTTCCCCCGGTTTCTGGACCGGAACGTCCACGAGACCTGGCAGCAGGAGGGATCGAAGGACCTCAGGACGGTGCTCGGGGAGAGGGCGAGGGCGATTTTTGAGGCTCACAGCCCGCCTGTGCCATCCGAAGAGGTCGTCCGGTCGATCCGGAATATCGTGGCCGCCCACAAGCCTGACGTGCATGCCTCTTGA
- a CDS encoding aspartate--ammonia ligase, translating into MTDKKADLAGPGIGDYAEVEKILPRDYSSILTPKETMKALFSVKAYIEENLCRELNLMVVQVPLIVDAESGVNDYLDRDGSRAPIQFHISNDHDKHPIDAQIVQAATKWKRMALKQFDMGVGEGLCTDMRAVRKDYFLDHDHSVYVDQWDWEKVITAEQRNLDYLTEVVKKIWKVLKGAETHVQELYPQLKTDKYPNLPEEITFLHAEDILDRYPDLPRKQRETETLKEYPAIFIYGIGWPLKDGYPHEMRAADYDDWVTETRSADGRPMHGLNGDILVWNPVTRRRHELTSMGIRVNAETLKKQLEMAGQLDFLKFPYHQAILNNEIPLSIGGGIGQSRTYMLLLKKAHLGEVSVTVWPKILKEMCSKKNIHVLE; encoded by the coding sequence ATGACAGACAAGAAGGCAGATCTCGCCGGACCCGGCATTGGGGACTATGCGGAAGTGGAGAAGATTCTTCCCCGGGATTACTCATCCATCCTCACCCCGAAGGAGACCATGAAAGCCCTTTTTTCGGTGAAGGCTTACATAGAGGAGAATCTCTGCAGGGAGCTCAACCTGATGGTGGTGCAGGTTCCCCTGATCGTGGACGCCGAGAGTGGTGTAAACGACTATCTGGACCGTGATGGGTCCCGGGCTCCGATCCAGTTCCACATTTCGAATGATCACGACAAGCATCCCATCGACGCCCAGATAGTTCAGGCCGCAACCAAGTGGAAGCGAATGGCCTTGAAGCAGTTCGACATGGGGGTGGGCGAGGGCCTGTGCACGGATATGAGGGCCGTGCGGAAGGACTACTTCCTCGATCACGATCACAGCGTCTATGTGGACCAGTGGGACTGGGAGAAGGTGATTACCGCTGAGCAGCGCAATCTCGACTACCTGACCGAGGTCGTGAAGAAGATCTGGAAGGTTCTGAAGGGTGCCGAAACCCATGTACAGGAGCTTTACCCGCAACTCAAGACAGACAAATACCCCAATCTGCCCGAGGAGATAACGTTCCTCCACGCCGAGGACATTCTCGACCGGTATCCTGACCTCCCCAGGAAGCAGCGCGAGACGGAGACACTCAAAGAGTACCCTGCGATTTTCATTTACGGAATAGGGTGGCCCCTCAAGGACGGCTATCCCCATGAGATGCGGGCGGCGGATTACGACGACTGGGTCACGGAGACGCGGTCTGCGGACGGGAGGCCCATGCACGGACTCAACGGCGATATCCTTGTCTGGAATCCGGTAACTAGGCGGCGCCATGAACTGACCTCCATGGGGATCCGTGTGAACGCCGAAACCCTCAAGAAGCAGTTGGAGATGGCCGGCCAGCTCGACTTTCTGAAATTCCCCTACCACCAGGCGATCCTCAACAACGAGATCCCCCTGAGCATAGGCGGAGGAATAGGGCAGTCCCGCACCTATATGCTCCTGCTCAAGAAGGCACATCTCGGAGAGGTGAGTGTTACGGTCTGGCCGAAGATACTCAAGGAGATGTGCAGCAAGAAGAACATCCATGTGCTGGAGTGA